Genomic DNA from Rhodospirillaceae bacterium:
TCGGGGTCCGTTCCCGCTGCCTCGGCCGCCCGGCCCCACGCCGCGCTGCTTCCGAGGATGAGCGCCCTTCCGTCACGGGTCGTGTGGAACGTTGCAGCGTCCAGCTTGGGTTCGTTCGGCCGCGCAAGGTGCAGTTCCATCCCCAGCAGGCCCATCTCCCAGCCGACGCCGACGGCGCCGGGACCGAACTCGTGCCAGTGGTCCGACACCGGCGCGGTATGCGTAATCGCAAGGCGCGAACGGCCGGTACCGTCGCTGCACAGACGCGCCTCCACCCAGCTCACGTCACCGGCGAACTCCCACGTCAGCCCGAGATGCGAAGGTGGCTCGCAGCGCCTGATCGTGCCGCCTGCGTTTCCCTCCAGCTGGTAGCGACCGCCGGGTTCGAGGCGGCCGCTGACCGGCAGGAACCAGCGCGGGATTCGTTCCGCGCTCGTCACGGCGTCCCAGAGGTCCTCCACCGTCGTCGCGTAGCTGCGCGCGAGGGTGACCGCGCGCGCGGCCTGTCCGTCGCGCTCCGGGGACGACACCGTGCGCTCCACGGCGCCGAGCAGGCGTTCGACATCCAGGTCCATGGCTTCTCCGTTTCGTCAGGCAGGCGATTATCCATGTACATGCCACTGCGTACAGCAAATCGAGCCGCGTGGACGATGGCCCGGACCGCCCACAAGGTCGCGGACCATCCGACATCAGCAAGCCGGACGCCCTTCGGCGCGTTGGTCTCACTCCCCTTACGGCAGGCTCCGCCGGGCCGCTCTCCTAAAATATTTCCTTTTTTTCGATAATATTCCTTGACACTGTAGATTCCGCGCCCTATATCGGCCCCGTCAACGCCCGAAGTGCGCCTGCCGCGGCCGGCCGAGACCTCTTCGCACAGCGCCTCCGCCCGTCATTCCGTCCTTCGAGACGGGCGTTTCGTCCTTCGAGACGAGGTTTCGAGACGCGATCCTGACGGATCGCTCCTCAGCCTCTCCTCAGGATGAAGCTGTATTGGTGAAGCAAACACAACCCTTCATCCTGAGGAGGCGAAGGCGAACGCCTGAGCCGTCTCGAAGGGCTTCATCCTGAGGAGGGGCTGAGGAGCCCCGGACTTGATCCGGGGCGTCTCGAAGCCCCGTCTCGAAGGACGCCGCCCGCGGGTGTCGAGTGTCGAGCGGCACTCCCGTTCGTCCAAGAGGCTGTAAAATTTCCTATCGAAATTGTTTTTGCGCATTTTCGAGAGGCGTCTTTCCAACGATTCCAAAGGGTTAGGGATGCCGGGTGCCAAAAAAATCAAATTAAATAGAACGGTCTGTTAAATTCTAAAACAGAGCAATTTCAAAGACTTAGACGAAATGATTTTGAACATTTATTCAAAATCCGGCCGTTTTCCGACGTCTGGACCGTTCCCCTCCGTTGCCGGCACACCCTTTCACAGAGGAATCCTCAAGGGGAAAGGGGATTCTCGCGGCGCCCCGTAGCGCGCCCGTTACCCGCCCGGTTCGGTCGCCTGCATAGCCGGGCGGCGGCTGAAGCCGTCGTACCAGGACGCCAGCGCCGGACGGCCGCTGCGCCAGTCCTCGTCCGGATAACGGAAATCGAGATAGCCGAGGGCGCAGCCGGCCGCGATGGCGTCGGTCGTCACCGGCGCGTCGACCGGCGCGACGGTTTCGCCCAGACGGGTCAGCACGCGCGCCCGGCGGCCGCGCAGCCGCTCGATGAACCCGTCTGGCCGGTGGCCCTCGGGCTGAAGCGACAGGTGCCGTTCGGCGACCGCCGCATCCATCAGGCCGGTCGCGGCTGCAGTGCGAGCGGCAATGCGCCAGCGGTCGTCGCCTGCGCCGCCCAGCGGCGAGGCCAGGGCACCGCCGAATTGCGCATCCAGCCAGGCGACGATCACGGCCGAATCGTAGAGGATCGTACCGTCGCCGAGGTCCAGCGTCGGGATCTGCGCCAGCGGGTTCGCCGGCGACACGACATCGACGATATTTTCGACGGTCGCTTCGACCAGCCGGAAGCGGCCGGCCACGCCCAGTTCGTGGGCCGCCGCCATGACGACACGGGCGAACGGCGAGGTCGGCGCCCAATACAGCGCGAGGTCGCCGGTCATAGCGGTAGCCCCTACCCGCTCGGCACGGTCGCCTGCATGGCCGGGCGCTTTGCGTAGGTCGCGTACCAGTCGGCCAGCGCCGGCCACCCGCTGCGCCAGTCCTTGTCGGGGGAGCGGAAATCGAGATAGCCGAGGGCGCAGCCGAAACCGATCGCGCCGAGGCTCGTCTCCGCCGCCGCCGGGTCGCCGAGGTCCGCCACCTCCGCGCTCATCTGTTCCAGCGCACCGTCGATCTTGCCCATCTGGGCCGCGATCCAGCCGTCCCATTGTTTCTCTTCGGGCCGGACGAAGGTCTCGTAGCGGCACAGCACGGCGGCGTCGAGCAGGCCGTCGGCGAGCGCTTCCTGCCGCTTGGCGGTCCAGCGCGCCGGACCGTCGGCCGGCACCAGCCGGCAGCCGCTCTCGGCGTTCAGATAGTCGGTGATGACGCCGGAATCGTAAAGCACCGCGCCGTCGTCGGTCACCAGGGTCGGGATCTTCTTGACCGGGTTGACGGCGGCGAGCGCGGGGTCCGGCTGGTGCGGCGCGGTCGCAAGGACGTGCAGCTCGATCCGGTCGTCGAGACCGCATTCCATGGCAAAGATACGGACCTTGCGCACGAAGGGGGAGGCCAGGGCGGCAAACAGTTTCATCGGTCTATCCTGTAGGGGCCTGTAAGGGGCTTGTCGGGTTTTCGGTCGGGATTCGGGCCCGGGGGAAAAGGGGCGGCGGTCAGCCCCGGAACACGTCCTTGCGCTGCCGGACCTCGGCGAAGACCTCGACCGGCGAGCCGCCGGCGAGGCCGACCGCAGCGGCGACGCCGGCGCTGTCGGCGCGCAGGAACGGGTTGGTGCGCTTCTCGACGCCGAGCTTGCCGGGCACGGTCGCGATGCCGGCGGCGCGCATCCGGTCGATCTCCGCGGCCCGCGCCGTCAGGTCGGCGTTCTGCGGATCGACGGTGACGGCGAAGCGCGCGTTGGCCTGGGTGTATTCGTGGGCGCAATAGACGTTGGCGCTGTCCGGCAGGGCGCGCAATTTGCCCAAGCTGGTCCACATCTGCGCCGGCGTACCCTCGAACAGGCGGCCGCAGCCGAGCAGGAACAGGGTATCGCCGCAGAACAGGGCGTCGCTGCCGGCGAACCAGTAGGCGATGTGGCCGCGGGTGTGGCCCGGCACGTCGAAAACCTCGGCGCGGGCGCCGCCGAAATCGTAGGTGTCGCCGTCGCCGACCTCGATATCGATGCCGGGAATCCGGTCGCGGTCGGCGCGCGGGCCGACGATGGTGCAGCCGGTCGCGGCCTTGATCTCGCGGTTGCCGCCGGTGTGGTCGCCGTGGTGGTGGGTGTTGAGGATATGGGTGATCGCCCAGCCGCGTTGCGCGGCCTCGGCGAGCGGCGCGTCGGCAACCGCCGGGTCCACCACCGCCGTCAGATTCCGCTCCGGCTCACGGGCCAGCCAGACATAGTTGTCGTTGAGCACGGGAATGCGGACGACTTCCAGCTGCGACATCGCTATGTATCCGGCAGTAGAATGGGATGCCGCCGATATCTAGCATTGTGTCCGGACCGGGCCAACAGTCGTGCGCAAACTGCAACCGGGCCGCGCGGCGATGTCCATCGACAGGCGGGCCGTTGACAGGCGGGCAACAGCCCCTCCACCATCAAACCGTTAAACCGCTGCGGAAGGTGACAGACCGATGGCCGACGATCGCCCCACCCAGGCTGAAAAGGCCGAGCGCTTCCATGCCCTGCACATGGGCGCGGAGCCATTCATCCTCGCAAACGCGTTCGATGCCGGTTCGGCCCGCATCCTGGCCGGTCTGGGCTTCGCGGCGCTGGCGACGACGAGCGGCGGCTTTGCCGGCACGCTCGGCCGGCGCGACGGCGAGGTCACGCGCGACGAGGCCCTGGACCATGCCCGCGCCGTCGCGGATGCGGTCGACCTGCCGGTTTCGGGCGATCTGGAGAACGGCTTCGGCCACGAGCCCGAGGCCGCGGCGACGACCGTGACGCGGGCGGCCGAGGCGGGCCTGGTCGGCTGTTCGATCGAGGATTATACCGGCGATCCGGACTCCCCGTTCTACGACCGCGGCCTGGCCGCCGAACGCATCGCCGCGGCGGCCGAAGCCGCCCGTTCCGTGGGCTTCCGATTCACGCTCACCGGGCGGAGCGAATGTTTCATCCGCGGCCTCCCGGACCTCGACGAGGTCATCGCCCGGCTACAGGCCTACGAGCGGGCCGGCGCCGACGTCCTGATGGCGCCGGCGCTGCCGGACATCGCCGCGGTCCGCGCGGTGTGCCAGGCCGTGTCGAAACCGGTCAATTTCATGGTCGGCGTCCGTGGCAGATCCTTTCCCGCGGCGGATGTCGCAGCAGCCGGGGCGCGGCGCATCAGCCTCGCGACCTCGCTGTACCGCGCGGCAATGACCGGCATGGTCGAGGCGGCGGCCGAGGCGCTGGAAAAGGGGACGTTCGCCTATGTCGACACTTCGATGTCGACGCCGGACATCGCCGGCTTCATGCGCGGGTAGGTGTCGTTTCCAAGAAAGCTGTCCAGTCTTTTGGCGGGAGTATTGGCGTTAATGCGGCATTTCAGTCGCCGAATTCACCGCCGCCGCTTGACTGTTCTTCTTGGTCAGAACAGCTTGTGACTGGTCGAATCTTGCTTCCGGCATGAGGTCGCCCCGTGTCCGAAATCGGTGTACTCGAAGCGAAAACCCATCTTCCCCGGCTGCTCCGGTGCGTCGAGGCCGGGGAGCGGTTCGTCATCACCAGGCACAACCGGCCGGTGGCCGAACTGATCCCCTTCCGGCCGCGCGATCGCGAAAAAGTGCTATCGGCAATTGCAGGCCTAAAGGCGTTTCAAAAGAGCCACAGCCTCGGAGAACCGTCGGTCCACGGCATTGTCGAAGACGCGCGCAGGTATTGACGGCATTCGTTCTCGATTGCTCGGTCGTCAAGGATTGACGCGACGCCAGCGGCGCGTATCGCGAACCCTTTCCTTGCCGCCCCGGATTCAATCCGGGGCCCAGAGCCGTGAGGCTAGGCCGTGCCGGGCGACTCTGGACCCCGGATTTCCGCTTCGCTCCATCCGGGGTGGCAAGATTTGGTCCTCGCAAACTGTTTGGTACCGGTGGCGCAGCGCAGGCCAATTGCGAATCGTCAGGGAAATTCAGTGGTGAAGAATCCGGGTCCGGCCCACGGTCTACGGCGATGGCTTGGGCCGATCCATCCGCCAAGCCCCGGCGTTGCGCGCGGGCGGGTCGCCCTTAAAATGACCCCCCATGTGGACCGACGTTGCCGACCTGCATGCGTTTTACGCCTCGCCGACCGGCCTGATGGCGCGGCGGCTGATCCGACGCAAGCTGCGCCTGATGTGGCCCAATGTCGGCGGCGCGACGGTGCTCGGCTTCGGCTATGCGACGCCCTATCTGCGCACATTCCACCGCGAGGCGGTGCGGGTCTGCGCCCTCATGCCGCCGCAACAGGGCATCCTGCAATGGACCCTGGGCGGCAAGGTCGCCGCGGGCCTCGCCGACGAAACGATGTTCCCCCTGCCCGACGGTTGCATCGACCGGCTGCTGCTGATCCACGCCGTCGAGGCGAGCGAGGCCCTGCGCCCGATGCTGGCCGAATGCTGGCGCGTCATGTCCGACGGTGGCCGGATGATCGTCGTGGCGCCGAACCGGCGCGGCATCTGGGCCCGGCTTGAGCGCACGCCGTTCGGCCAGGGCCGGCCCTTCTCGGAAGGCCAGATCCGCCAGTTGCTGCGCGAGACCCAGTTCACCCCGGTACGCAGCGAGGCCGCCCTGTTCGCCCCGCCGATCCGGCGTCGCGCGATCCTGTCGACCGCGCGGGCCTGGGAACGGGCCGGCGAGCGCTGGCTCGGCCTGATCGCGGGCGTGACGCTCACCGAGGCGACCAAGCAGGTCTATTCCGCCGTCGCGCTGCCGGTGCGCTCGCCCTTCCGCATCCTGCCCGCCCCGGTGCGCCCGGCGGCGGCGAGAGAATCCTCCTAAGCGCCGCCGCCGATCTCGTCCATCGCGAACGGCGTGGTCTGGTAGAGCTTGTTGATCCAGTTGCCCATCAGCAGATGGCCGTGCGCCTTCCAGGTGTTGCGCGGGGTCTTCGACGGATCGTCGTGGGGAAAATAGTTTTCCGGAATGCGCACCGTATCCGGACGCGCCTCTATATCCCGGACATATTCGTTGTAGAGGGTGCGCGATTCGTATTCGAGATGGTTGAACATGTAGACGGCGTTGAGCGCCCTGTCGGTCACCATGCAGACGCCGGCCTCGTCGGATTCGAGCACGATACTCAGCGGCTCGTGCTTCTCGATGTCCCGGGCGCGGCATTCGGTGTAGCGCGAGACCGGCACGGGCAGGACATCGTTGAAGCCGCGCACCATCGGGTCGGTGCGCCGCGCCACGCGATGGCCGAAGACGCCGGAAATCTTGCGCGGCAGCAGATATTTCGGGACGCGGTAGTGATGATAGAGCTGCGCCTGGGCGCCCCAGCAGATGTTGAAGCTGGAATGGACGTTGGTCCTCGACCAGTCCATGATCGCTTCCAGCTCGTCCCAGTACTTGACCTCCTCGAACTCGATCTCCTCGACCGGCGCGCCGGTGACGATCAGCCCGTCGAACTTCTCGTCGCGGATGTCCGCCCACGGCTTGTAGAAGGCGAGCATGTGCTCCTGCGGCGTGTTCGACGGAATGTAGTGTGACGGCGAGACCAGCGTCATCTCGACCTGCAGCGGGCTGGAACCGATCAGCCGCGAGAGCTGCGTCTCGGTCTCGATCTTCTTCGGCATCAGGTTGAGCAGGGCGATCCTGAGCGGCCGGATATCCTGCCGGACGGCATCCTGCTCGCGCATTACGTCGACGCCTTCCTTCTGCAGGATGTTGGCGGCGGGCAGGTCGTCGGGGATCTTGATCGGCATGGACGCGCTCGGCGGCAATTTGGGCTGCGGAACGCTGATATGGCATATGCGGCGCGGTTGTCGAGATGGCGGGAACATGGACGCCATGCCCCGGCCGGTGTAGGGGAGGAGGCGCAACTCTCTCCCGCGATACCGGGACAACGCCTCGATATGCCTGCCGACAGCGACAAGGCCGCGGCCGCTCTTGCCGATACCCTCGCCGCGCTGCGCGCCCGGATCGACGATGTCGATTCCCGTATGCTCGCCGCCATTACCGAGCGGGTAGAGATTGCGCAGCAGGTCGGCGCCGCCAAGAGCGCCGGCGGGACGGCGGACGACGGCGCGCCGGTGCATCGTCCGGGCAGGGAAGCGGCCCTGATCCGGGCATTGATCGCGCGTTACGACGGACCGATGGACCCGACGGCAATCCACGCGGTCTGGCGCGAGGTCATCGGCGCGTCCATCGCGGTCCAGCGGCCGCTTGTCGTCGCCGCGGCGGACAGGGCGGCGGAACAAACCGCGCGGCTCCATTTCGGCACCAGCCAGCGCTATTCCTGGGCGGCCAGCCCGATCGTGGACGTGGCGAGCGGCGAAGCGGACATCGCGCTCTTTCCGGTGCTCGACGGCGACGCCTGGAAGGCGGCGGCGGATCTGCTGGCCGCGCGGCCGGATTGCGCCCTGCTGTGGCGCCTGCCCTTCACCGTGCCGGGCGGCGGCTGGATCGCGGTCGGTCGCGGTGTCGCCGAGGAAAGCGGCGACGACCTCACGGTCGCCATCGTGCCGCTCGACGCAGTGCCCGACGATCCGGCGATCGAGACCCTGTGCTCCCTGCCCGACGGCCGGGCCGTGCTCGCCGTCGACGGCGAGTTGGCCGACGCGCCGGAAAATACGGGGTCGGCCGACGATCGCCCGGTGCTGCAATTGGGCCGGTTCCCGGCGCCGCTGGTAATCTGATTTAGTGCCGCGCATTCCGTCACTCCTATGGAGCATGCGCCATGAGCGCGTCTGAACAGCGCCCGCAGCCCAGGCCGGGCATCATGAAGATCGCCCGCTATGTCGGCGGCGAAGGCGGCCTGCCCGGCTTCGACGACCCGATTCGGCTGGCGAGCAACGAAAGCGCCCTCGGGCCGAGCCCGAAGGCCATCGCGGCCTACGCGGCGGCGAAGGATTCGCTGCACCGCTATGCCGAAGGCGGCGCGGCGGACCTGCGCCGGGCGCTCGGCGCGCGCAACGGAATCGATCCCGACCGGATCGTCGTCGGCAACGGCAGCGACGAGATCATCGGCCTTGTCACCAAGGCCTACGCCGGGCCGGGCGACGAGGTGCTGTTCAGCCGGCACGGCTTCGCCATGTATCCGATCGCGACGCTGGCGGCCGGCGCAACCCCGGTCATGGCCCCGGAGACCGACTACCGCGCCGATATCGACGCCATGCTGGAACTGGTCAGCGAGCGGACGAAGATCGTCTTCCTCGCCAACCCGAACAACCCGACCGGCAGCTACGTCACCGCCGGGGAGGTCGAACGCCTCCATGCCGGCCTGCCCCCGCACGTCCTGTTCGTCGTCGACGCCGCATATGCCGAATATGTCACGCGCAACGACTATACCGACGGGCTGGAACTGGCGGAGGCGTATGAAAATGTCGCGATGATGCGCACCTTCTCCAAGATCTACGGCCTCGCCGCGCTCCGGGTCGGCTGGTGCTTTGCCGCTCCGGCGGTGTGCGACGTGCTGCACCGGACGCGCGGGCCGTTCAACGTCAACGCAGCGGCCCAGGCGGCGGCGCTGGCGGCGCTCGACGATGTCGGCCATATCGACCGGGCACGGGCGCACAACGACATCTGGCTGCCCTGGTTCGCCGAGCAGGTCGAACAGCTCGGACTGACCGTCCTGCCCAGCATCGGCAATTTCGTGCTGGTCGGGTTTCCCGCCGAAGAGGGCCGGGACGCGGCGACGGCGGAAGCACATCTGAAGGGCGACGGCATCATTCCACGGCCGGTCGCCGGCTACGGCCTGCCGGACTTCCTGCGCATCACCGTCGGCCTGGAGGACGAAATGCGGGCGGTGGTGGCCTCGCTCAGGGCCTTCGTCGGCCGATGAGCGGCAGCGCGCCCCGTTTCGGCCGGGCCGCGGTGATCGGCACCGGCCTGATCGGCTCGTCTTTGCTGCGCGTCATGCGGCGCGAGAAGCTGGCCGACGAGCTGGTCGGCTGCGCTCGCCGCGCCGAGACAAGGGCGCGCATCCTCGAGCTCGGCATCGTCGACCGGGCGGTCGAGGACCCGGCGGAGGCGGTCGCCGGCGCCGACCTGATCGTCGTCGCGATCCATCTGGGCGGCTACGCCGGACTGGCCGAGGCGATCGGCCCGCATCTCAAGGCCGGCGCTATCGTCACCGACGTCGGCTCGGCCAAGCAGGTCGCGATCGCCGCCCTCGGCCCGCCCCTGCCTGACGGGGTCCATCTGGTGCCCGGCCACCCGATCGCCGGCACGGAATTTTCCGGCCCCGATGCCGGCTTCGCCGAACTGTTCGAGGACCGCTGGTGCATTCTGACCCCGCCGGAAGGGACGGACCCGGCGGCAGTCGAAACCGTCGCCGCCTTGTGGCGCGCCGCCGGCTCCGAGATCGAGATCATGGACCCGCTGCACCATGACCTGGTGCTCGCCATGACCTCGCACCTGCCGCACCTGATCGCCTACACCATCGTCGGCACGGCGACCGAGCTGGAGGAGGACGTGCAGGCCGAGGTCGTCAAATTCTCGGCCGGCGGCTTCCGCGACTTCACCCGCATCGCCGCCACCAAGCCGGATTTCTGGCGCGACGTGTTCCTGACCAACCGGGAAGCGGTGCTGGAGATGCTCGACCGCTTCACCGAGGACCTCTCGGCCCTGCGCCGCGCGGTCCGGCGCAGCGACGCCGATGCCATCATGGCCCGCCTCGCCCGCACCCAGCAGGTCCGCAAGGATGTGATCGCCCTGGGGCAGGATACGGAGTGGCGGCGGTAGGGTTACCCGTTCGGCCCAACCCGGCAGGCAGGCCGTGACCCTGGCGGGAAATCCGGGTTAGACTCGGTCCGATGAGCTGGCCCGAAAACGAGGAAAGCCTCGAAGACCGCCGCACGCGCTGGCGGGCGCGCTACGCCGAGAGCGATGCGGCGGCGGGGATCGAGACGACCGGGGACTTTACGCCGTTCCGGCAGATCGACGATGTCTTCACGCGGGCCTTCTGGGACGAGCGCGTGCGCACGAAGGAGTCGGACGCCTTCTTCGACTCTTACCGGGCGGATTTCACCGCGCGCCGGGGCGACGGCTTCAACCAGCGGGATTTCGCGCTCCGCAACGCCTCCTGGCTGATCTCCGACCTCATCACCAACCGCCATGTCGGGCAGGGCCGGCGGGAAGGATTCCAGGCGGCGATCTCGGACGACACGCCGGTCGTCGCGGAGAAAGTCGTTGTCGAGGACCGGGCGGCCATGGCGGCCGAGATCAAGAAGGTCGCCCGGTTTTTCGGCGCGAGCCTGTGCGGAATCACCGGATACGACGAGCGATGGACCTATGAGTCGCGGGTCGACGTGCGCGACTTCTCCGAGGCGCCGGCGGGTCTGCCGGACGACCTGGAAAGCGTCATCGTGCTCGGCCACGAAATGGACGAGGGGTTGGTCGCGACCTACCCCTCCGCGCTGGCCGGTGCGGCGACGGGGCGGGAGTACAGCCACGAGGCGGCCATCGTCATGCAGACCGCGGCCTATATCCGGGCGCTCGGCTACCGGGCGGTCGCCTCCATGAACGACACGGCGCTCGTGATTCCCTACGCCCTCAAGGCCGGTCTGGGCGAATACGCCCGCAACCAGCTCGTCATCACCCCGGAGACCGGCCCGCGCCTGCGCTTCTCCAAGATCTTCACCGACCTGCCGCTGGCGCACGATGCGCCGCGCAAGCTTGGCGTCGCGGAGTTCTGCGCCGTCTGCACGCGCTGCGCGGACGCCTGCCCGGTGAACGCCCTGCCCTACGGCCCGCCGAAGGCCGACCGCCCGAACCGGTCCGCCATCCGGGGTGTGGTGAAGTGGACGTCGGATGCCGAGAAGTGTTTCGGATACTGGGCGAAGCTGGCCTCCGACTGCGCGATCTGCCTGCGCGTCTGTCCCTTCAACCGGGATTTCCGGCGCTGGACGAACCGGCTGTGGCTGCGCCTCGCCCTCTCGCCGCTGCGCCGGCTGGCGCTCTGGCTGGACGACCGGTCAAGCCGTGCACAACGGCTGCGACCGCGGGATTGGTGGTCGGGCAGCCGGTAGGGGCCGCGGAATGCAAAATCCCGAACCGGGTCTCAGGACCCATGACAAAGCGCGCGCAACGCCGGGATTCACGCTGTTCTCGGCGATCCGGAGCGACCGCGCCTTCCTGATCGACATGGAGGGCCGGCCGGTCCACGAATGGGCACTTCAGGGCCTGGGCGGCGTCAACCTCTGCCAGCTGACCGGCGACGGCAACCTGTTCGTCACCCAGGCCACGCTCGACGGCCCGTCGCTCATGGCGGGCAAGGGCGGCCTGCTGCGCGAATACGATTGGGACGGCAACATCGTCTGGGAGCATTACGACGAGAACCACCATCACGATGCGCGCCGGCTCGAGAACGGCAACACCCTCTACATCGCCTGGGACCTGCTCGACGACGCGACCGCACG
This window encodes:
- a CDS encoding SRPBCC family protein, giving the protein MDLDVERLLGAVERTVSSPERDGQAARAVTLARSYATTVEDLWDAVTSAERIPRWFLPVSGRLEPGGRYQLEGNAGGTIRRCEPPSHLGLTWEFAGDVSWVEARLCSDGTGRSRLAITHTAPVSDHWHEFGPGAVGVGWEMGLLGMELHLARPNEPKLDAATFHTTRDGRALILGSSAAWGRAAEAAGTDP
- a CDS encoding glutathione S-transferase family protein: MTGDLALYWAPTSPFARVVMAAAHELGVAGRFRLVEATVENIVDVVSPANPLAQIPTLDLGDGTILYDSAVIVAWLDAQFGGALASPLGGAGDDRWRIAARTAAATGLMDAAVAERHLSLQPEGHRPDGFIERLRGRRARVLTRLGETVAPVDAPVTTDAIAAGCALGYLDFRYPDEDWRSGRPALASWYDGFSRRPAMQATEPGG
- a CDS encoding glutathione S-transferase, whose product is MKLFAALASPFVRKVRIFAMECGLDDRIELHVLATAPHQPDPALAAVNPVKKIPTLVTDDGAVLYDSGVITDYLNAESGCRLVPADGPARWTAKRQEALADGLLDAAVLCRYETFVRPEEKQWDGWIAAQMGKIDGALEQMSAEVADLGDPAAAETSLGAIGFGCALGYLDFRSPDKDWRSGWPALADWYATYAKRPAMQATVPSG
- the gloB gene encoding hydroxyacylglutathione hydrolase; translation: MSQLEVVRIPVLNDNYVWLAREPERNLTAVVDPAVADAPLAEAAQRGWAITHILNTHHHGDHTGGNREIKAATGCTIVGPRADRDRIPGIDIEVGDGDTYDFGGARAEVFDVPGHTRGHIAYWFAGSDALFCGDTLFLLGCGRLFEGTPAQMWTSLGKLRALPDSANVYCAHEYTQANARFAVTVDPQNADLTARAAEIDRMRAAGIATVPGKLGVEKRTNPFLRADSAGVAAAVGLAGGSPVEVFAEVRQRKDVFRG
- a CDS encoding isocitrate lyase/phosphoenolpyruvate mutase family protein codes for the protein MADDRPTQAEKAERFHALHMGAEPFILANAFDAGSARILAGLGFAALATTSGGFAGTLGRRDGEVTRDEALDHARAVADAVDLPVSGDLENGFGHEPEAAATTVTRAAEAGLVGCSIEDYTGDPDSPFYDRGLAAERIAAAAEAARSVGFRFTLTGRSECFIRGLPDLDEVIARLQAYERAGADVLMAPALPDIAAVRAVCQAVSKPVNFMVGVRGRSFPAADVAAAGARRISLATSLYRAAMTGMVEAAAEALEKGTFAYVDTSMSTPDIAGFMRG
- a CDS encoding type II toxin-antitoxin system prevent-host-death family antitoxin, which translates into the protein MSEIGVLEAKTHLPRLLRCVEAGERFVITRHNRPVAELIPFRPRDREKVLSAIAGLKAFQKSHSLGEPSVHGIVEDARRY
- a CDS encoding methyltransferase domain-containing protein; the encoded protein is MWTDVADLHAFYASPTGLMARRLIRRKLRLMWPNVGGATVLGFGYATPYLRTFHREAVRVCALMPPQQGILQWTLGGKVAAGLADETMFPLPDGCIDRLLLIHAVEASEALRPMLAECWRVMSDGGRMIVVAPNRRGIWARLERTPFGQGRPFSEGQIRQLLRETQFTPVRSEAALFAPPIRRRAILSTARAWERAGERWLGLIAGVTLTEATKQVYSAVALPVRSPFRILPAPVRPAAARESS
- the metA gene encoding homoserine O-succinyltransferase, whose product is MPIKIPDDLPAANILQKEGVDVMREQDAVRQDIRPLRIALLNLMPKKIETETQLSRLIGSSPLQVEMTLVSPSHYIPSNTPQEHMLAFYKPWADIRDEKFDGLIVTGAPVEEIEFEEVKYWDELEAIMDWSRTNVHSSFNICWGAQAQLYHHYRVPKYLLPRKISGVFGHRVARRTDPMVRGFNDVLPVPVSRYTECRARDIEKHEPLSIVLESDEAGVCMVTDRALNAVYMFNHLEYESRTLYNEYVRDIEARPDTVRIPENYFPHDDPSKTPRNTWKAHGHLLMGNWINKLYQTTPFAMDEIGGGA
- a CDS encoding chorismate mutase, whose amino-acid sequence is MPADSDKAAAALADTLAALRARIDDVDSRMLAAITERVEIAQQVGAAKSAGGTADDGAPVHRPGREAALIRALIARYDGPMDPTAIHAVWREVIGASIAVQRPLVVAAADRAAEQTARLHFGTSQRYSWAASPIVDVASGEADIALFPVLDGDAWKAAADLLAARPDCALLWRLPFTVPGGGWIAVGRGVAEESGDDLTVAIVPLDAVPDDPAIETLCSLPDGRAVLAVDGELADAPENTGSADDRPVLQLGRFPAPLVI
- the hisC gene encoding histidinol-phosphate transaminase, translating into MSASEQRPQPRPGIMKIARYVGGEGGLPGFDDPIRLASNESALGPSPKAIAAYAAAKDSLHRYAEGGAADLRRALGARNGIDPDRIVVGNGSDEIIGLVTKAYAGPGDEVLFSRHGFAMYPIATLAAGATPVMAPETDYRADIDAMLELVSERTKIVFLANPNNPTGSYVTAGEVERLHAGLPPHVLFVVDAAYAEYVTRNDYTDGLELAEAYENVAMMRTFSKIYGLAALRVGWCFAAPAVCDVLHRTRGPFNVNAAAQAAALAALDDVGHIDRARAHNDIWLPWFAEQVEQLGLTVLPSIGNFVLVGFPAEEGRDAATAEAHLKGDGIIPRPVAGYGLPDFLRITVGLEDEMRAVVASLRAFVGR
- a CDS encoding prephenate/arogenate dehydrogenase family protein; the encoded protein is MSGSAPRFGRAAVIGTGLIGSSLLRVMRREKLADELVGCARRAETRARILELGIVDRAVEDPAEAVAGADLIVVAIHLGGYAGLAEAIGPHLKAGAIVTDVGSAKQVAIAALGPPLPDGVHLVPGHPIAGTEFSGPDAGFAELFEDRWCILTPPEGTDPAAVETVAALWRAAGSEIEIMDPLHHDLVLAMTSHLPHLIAYTIVGTATELEEDVQAEVVKFSAGGFRDFTRIAATKPDFWRDVFLTNREAVLEMLDRFTEDLSALRRAVRRSDADAIMARLARTQQVRKDVIALGQDTEWRR
- a CDS encoding 4Fe-4S dicluster domain-containing protein; this translates as MSWPENEESLEDRRTRWRARYAESDAAAGIETTGDFTPFRQIDDVFTRAFWDERVRTKESDAFFDSYRADFTARRGDGFNQRDFALRNASWLISDLITNRHVGQGRREGFQAAISDDTPVVAEKVVVEDRAAMAAEIKKVARFFGASLCGITGYDERWTYESRVDVRDFSEAPAGLPDDLESVIVLGHEMDEGLVATYPSALAGAATGREYSHEAAIVMQTAAYIRALGYRAVASMNDTALVIPYALKAGLGEYARNQLVITPETGPRLRFSKIFTDLPLAHDAPRKLGVAEFCAVCTRCADACPVNALPYGPPKADRPNRSAIRGVVKWTSDAEKCFGYWAKLASDCAICLRVCPFNRDFRRWTNRLWLRLALSPLRRLALWLDDRSSRAQRLRPRDWWSGSR